A section of the Methanoregula formicica SMSP genome encodes:
- a CDS encoding DUF116 domain-containing protein, which produces MAFVDLTPWNHVMLFIGQVTVIVTLSALIVSFILVVISLYSIRQKKLYFPELIKAGLVFLEGMMKAMFRLLGLEDREMLSFFIKLHNTMNAADFAAIPVTERAIFMPQCLRSSQCPANLTPEGLKCRTCGQCTVGEARVLLERLGYRIFIVPGSSFIKRMVKKYHPKAIIGVGCLSEVKEGIDMADKMGLVVMGVVTLKEGCVETIVNWADVYEVATLGIDPALIPKDLHTLSD; this is translated from the coding sequence ATGGCATTTGTTGACCTCACCCCCTGGAACCACGTGATGCTCTTCATCGGCCAGGTCACGGTCATCGTCACCCTCTCGGCACTCATCGTCTCCTTCATCCTTGTCGTCATCTCGCTCTACTCGATACGGCAGAAGAAACTCTATTTCCCGGAACTCATCAAGGCCGGCCTCGTCTTTCTCGAAGGCATGATGAAGGCCATGTTCCGGCTCCTCGGCCTCGAGGACCGGGAGATGCTCTCGTTCTTCATCAAACTCCACAACACCATGAACGCCGCTGATTTTGCGGCCATCCCGGTTACAGAGCGGGCGATCTTCATGCCCCAGTGCCTGCGATCGTCCCAGTGCCCCGCCAATCTCACCCCGGAAGGCCTCAAATGCAGGACCTGCGGCCAGTGCACGGTGGGCGAGGCCCGGGTTCTCCTCGAACGGCTGGGTTACCGGATCTTCATCGTGCCCGGCTCGTCGTTCATCAAGCGGATGGTGAAAAAATACCACCCGAAGGCGATCATCGGGGTCGGGTGCCTCAGCGAAGTCAAGGAAGGCATCGATATGGCCGACAAGATGGGGCTTGTCGTGATGGGCGTAGTGACCTTAAAAGAAGGGTGCGTCGAGACCATCGTCAACTGGGCCGACGTGTACGAGGTCGCAACACTGGGGATCGACCCGGCGTTAATCCCCAAGGACCTTCATACTCTTTCCGATTAG
- a CDS encoding gamma carbonic anhydrase family protein — translation MAMDAKISGVALFQAGNATVTGDVTLGKDVGIWFGAVIRADKDRIVIGDRSNIQDNCVVHTSKGFPVRIGTDVSVGHGAILHGCTIGNRVLVGMGAIVLNGAMIGEGSVIGAGAVVKEGMEVPERSVVVGVPGKVVKQASDEQQQHILKNAASYAELAGEYARHG, via the coding sequence ATGGCTATGGATGCGAAAATCTCCGGCGTTGCCCTGTTCCAGGCAGGGAATGCAACCGTGACGGGGGATGTCACGCTGGGAAAGGACGTCGGGATCTGGTTTGGCGCCGTAATCCGTGCCGACAAGGACCGGATCGTGATCGGCGACCGTTCCAATATCCAGGACAACTGCGTTGTCCACACCAGCAAGGGGTTCCCGGTCCGTATCGGCACTGATGTCTCTGTCGGCCACGGGGCCATCCTCCACGGCTGCACCATCGGCAACCGCGTGCTTGTCGGCATGGGCGCGATCGTCCTGAACGGGGCGATGATAGGGGAGGGCTCGGTCATCGGCGCCGGTGCGGTAGTAAAGGAGGGAATGGAAGTCCCTGAGCGGTCGGTTGTTGTCGGAGTTCCCGGGAAAGTCGTCAAGCAGGCCAGCGACGAGCAGCAGCAGCATATCCTGAAAAACGCCGCATCCTATGCCGAACTTGCCGGAGAGTATGCCCGCCATGGCTAA
- the pyrI gene encoding aspartate carbamoyltransferase regulatory subunit, translating to MRNNESVENEGLLVRRIKNGTVIDHISPGEALNVVKILGITGTTQEALSIATNVPSRNMGKKDIVKLNNRELSKEEVDRIALISPKATINIIRNFKVFEKKGVETPILIEGVVRCPNPGCISNTHEPIRSRFSVKGKGLHCVYCDWVITGDIPSHII from the coding sequence ATGAGGAACAATGAATCCGTGGAGAACGAAGGGCTCCTTGTCCGCCGGATCAAGAACGGGACTGTGATCGACCATATCAGTCCCGGTGAAGCGCTCAATGTCGTCAAGATCCTCGGGATTACCGGCACGACCCAGGAAGCACTTTCCATCGCTACCAATGTCCCGAGCAGGAACATGGGAAAAAAAGACATCGTCAAGCTGAATAACCGCGAACTCTCCAAGGAAGAGGTTGACCGAATTGCCCTCATCTCGCCGAAGGCCACCATCAACATCATCCGGAACTTCAAAGTCTTTGAGAAGAAAGGTGTTGAGACGCCGATCCTGATCGAAGGAGTTGTCCGCTGTCCGAACCCCGGGTGCATCTCCAACACGCACGAGCCGATCAGGAGCAGGTTTTCAGTGAAGGGGAAGGGGCTCCACTGCGTTTATTGCGACTGGGTTATAACCGGCGACATTCCCAGCCACATCATCTGA
- a CDS encoding MBOAT family O-acyltransferase has protein sequence MKTCLVILIAVIVAVAAYFCVISLFVDPYLQHGTWKLISNNFAVYKNESIGETPRIYFIGNSLVLAAIEPVVIAAGAGKGQQDLFRAQLGVSFDTPLQRTIELSDIIGSRPALVIYGDSSCSFSSRYRYVPDDNLALVSAVPVPSRAGTAFRILITQYFIFMGWILFRVSDLGDIRYCITKWIFLDFSTLVAGFSKYSDILKLNAVLLGVPVIILLIVYRRRLSISSVKAAVRFDAVEYIRRLPYRYWAVFLALVLLIVFCLAPSLSPEFIYFQF, from the coding sequence GTGAAGACGTGCCTGGTTATTCTTATCGCTGTCATCGTCGCCGTGGCTGCCTATTTCTGTGTCATCTCCCTCTTCGTCGATCCCTATCTCCAGCACGGGACATGGAAACTGATCTCAAACAATTTTGCTGTGTACAAGAACGAGAGCATCGGTGAGACCCCGCGGATATATTTCATCGGCAACAGCCTGGTATTGGCTGCCATTGAGCCGGTAGTCATCGCTGCGGGAGCTGGAAAAGGACAACAGGATCTATTCCGTGCACAACTGGGTGTCAGCTTTGATACGCCGCTCCAACGGACCATCGAATTGTCGGATATCATCGGGTCACGCCCGGCCCTTGTCATTTACGGCGACAGTTCCTGCTCATTCTCGAGCAGGTACCGGTACGTTCCGGACGACAACCTTGCGCTGGTCTCGGCCGTCCCGGTACCGTCCCGGGCAGGTACGGCGTTCAGGATCCTTATCACGCAGTACTTCATCTTCATGGGGTGGATCCTCTTTCGCGTATCGGACCTCGGTGACATCCGTTACTGCATCACCAAGTGGATCTTTCTTGATTTCAGTACCCTTGTTGCCGGGTTCTCGAAATATTCGGATATCCTCAAGCTGAACGCGGTCCTGTTGGGCGTACCGGTGATCATCCTGCTCATCGTATACCGCAGGCGCCTGAGTATCTCTTCCGTGAAGGCTGCGGTACGGTTCGATGCCGTGGAGTATATCCGCCGGCTGCCGTACCGGTACTGGGCGGTATTCCTGGCGCTCGTCCTGCTGATAGTCTTCTGCCTTGCACCGAGCCTGAGTCCGGAGTTTATCTATTTCCAGTTCTGA
- a CDS encoding phosphopantetheine adenylyltransferase gives MKVMVGGTFDPLHDGHKRLLDRSFDLAGQGGHVVIGLTTDTFASRKVHPIRSFADRKSDLEAYIASKEHAARWNIEPLNDRFGSAVDSDFDAIVVSEETLPVAVEINKERRGKGRQKVDIHQITCVLAEDGRWISSTRIYRGEIDIHGHVLH, from the coding sequence ATGAAGGTTATGGTAGGGGGTACGTTCGATCCCCTTCATGACGGCCACAAGCGCCTTCTGGACCGCTCGTTCGATCTTGCCGGGCAAGGGGGCCATGTGGTGATCGGTCTCACCACGGACACCTTCGCGAGCCGGAAAGTCCACCCGATCCGATCCTTTGCCGACCGGAAATCCGACCTTGAGGCGTATATTGCATCAAAGGAGCATGCCGCCCGCTGGAACATCGAGCCGTTAAACGACCGGTTCGGGTCGGCCGTTGACTCCGATTTTGACGCCATCGTGGTCTCCGAAGAGACGCTGCCGGTTGCTGTCGAGATCAACAAGGAACGCCGCGGGAAGGGCAGGCAGAAGGTCGATATCCACCAGATTACCTGCGTCCTTGCCGAGGATGGACGCTGGATCTCGAGCACCCGGATCTACCGTGGCGAGATCGATATCCACGGGCACGTCCTGCATTAA
- the pyrB gene encoding aspartate carbamoyltransferase: MRHIISIGDFDRDGINRLLDHAGQIDRKKYDAQALDGKILAVLFFEPSTRTRLSFESAIARLGGTSLTVGSVEACSIAKGETLADTIRVVSGYADAIVIRHPKEGAARLASEFSTVPVINAGDGAGQHPSQTLLDLYTIRQSMPIDGINIALIGDLRYGRTAHSLASALSLYNARLHTLCPRGLELPETLSARLEEQGMEIIAHENITDIIPEVDALYVTRVQRERFPDSASYFNVASSYRITPELLADAKKHLIVLHPLPRVDEIDPRVDEMPHAKYFEQSRNGVPVRMAMLMQVMQ; encoded by the coding sequence GTGCGCCACATCATATCGATCGGGGACTTTGACCGTGACGGGATCAACCGCCTGCTGGACCATGCAGGGCAGATCGACAGGAAGAAGTACGATGCACAGGCCCTTGACGGTAAAATCCTTGCCGTCCTCTTCTTTGAGCCCAGCACGCGGACACGGCTCTCGTTTGAATCTGCCATCGCCCGCCTCGGCGGCACATCCCTGACGGTGGGAAGTGTCGAGGCCTGCTCCATTGCAAAAGGCGAAACCCTTGCCGACACCATCCGTGTTGTGAGCGGGTATGCAGACGCAATTGTTATCCGGCACCCGAAAGAAGGCGCAGCGCGCCTGGCCTCTGAATTCTCCACCGTCCCGGTCATCAACGCAGGAGACGGTGCCGGCCAGCACCCGTCCCAGACCCTCCTTGACTTGTACACCATCCGCCAGTCCATGCCCATCGACGGCATCAACATCGCGCTCATCGGGGACCTGCGCTACGGCAGGACCGCCCATTCGCTTGCCTCCGCCCTCTCGCTTTACAATGCACGGCTGCACACGCTCTGCCCTCGGGGACTCGAACTTCCCGAGACGCTCTCCGCGCGACTGGAGGAGCAGGGGATGGAGATCATCGCCCATGAGAATATCACTGATATCATCCCCGAAGTGGATGCCCTCTACGTGACGCGGGTCCAGCGCGAGCGGTTCCCCGATTCGGCATCCTACTTCAATGTTGCATCAAGCTACCGCATCACTCCTGAGCTCCTCGCTGATGCAAAGAAGCACCTGATCGTCCTCCACCCCCTCCCAAGGGTTGACGAGATCGATCCCCGGGTCGACGAGATGCCGCACGCAAAGTATTTCGAACAGTCACGAAACGGCGTCCCGGTACGGATGGCGATGCTGATGCAGGTGATGCAATGA
- the mtnA gene encoding S-methyl-5-thioribose-1-phosphate isomerase, which yields MDTSPTLWWDSGKDCLCYIEQTLLPGEYRIIECRSIDRLATAIRRLEIRGAPALGVAGAYGVAIATLTAPEGPFSGFTERVKQDAERIRSTRPTAINLGWGIDRVLASLEEARSREDAQSIAFREAGAIAREDTACCHAIGRNGGALLPDRCTVLTHCNAGALACSSWGTALGVIRSAAEAGKDVKVIACETRPLLQGARLTAWELARDGIDVTVITDSMAAHFMRSGAIDAVVVGADRITHDAVFNKIGTYMHAVCARHHRIPFYVAAPLSTFDPEKSEHNVEIEERGRDEVTTMGTRVYIPDGAKVKNPAFDATPMDLVTAIITETGVLRQPINTRSHLSRTTSH from the coding sequence GTGGACACCTCTCCAACACTCTGGTGGGACAGCGGGAAAGACTGCCTCTGCTATATCGAGCAGACGCTCCTGCCGGGAGAATACAGGATAATCGAGTGCCGGAGTATCGACCGGCTCGCAACCGCCATCCGGCGCCTGGAGATCCGGGGCGCACCCGCGCTCGGCGTTGCCGGGGCCTATGGCGTCGCCATTGCCACGCTTACGGCACCGGAAGGTCCTTTCTCCGGATTTACAGAACGCGTAAAGCAGGATGCTGAACGGATTCGTTCAACACGGCCAACGGCGATTAACCTCGGCTGGGGGATCGACCGGGTCCTTGCGTCGCTGGAAGAGGCCCGTTCCCGCGAGGATGCGCAGTCGATAGCGTTCCGCGAGGCAGGTGCAATCGCCCGCGAAGACACCGCGTGCTGCCACGCCATCGGCAGGAACGGCGGCGCCCTGCTCCCGGACCGGTGCACGGTCCTGACCCACTGCAATGCCGGGGCGCTCGCCTGTTCCTCATGGGGGACGGCGCTTGGCGTGATCCGTTCTGCCGCAGAGGCCGGAAAAGACGTGAAGGTGATCGCCTGCGAGACCCGGCCGCTCCTGCAGGGGGCGCGCCTCACGGCATGGGAGCTTGCCCGCGACGGGATCGACGTGACCGTGATCACGGACTCGATGGCTGCCCACTTCATGCGGTCCGGCGCGATAGACGCTGTCGTTGTCGGGGCGGACCGGATCACCCACGACGCAGTCTTCAACAAGATCGGCACGTACATGCACGCGGTCTGCGCCCGCCACCACAGGATCCCGTTCTATGTGGCCGCCCCCTTATCGACATTCGATCCGGAGAAGAGCGAACACAATGTCGAGATCGAGGAACGGGGACGCGACGAGGTCACGACCATGGGCACCAGGGTGTATATTCCGGACGGCGCGAAGGTGAAGAACCCGGCTTTCGATGCAACGCCCATGGACCTTGTCACCGCCATCATCACCGAGACCGGGGTGCTCCGCCAGCCGATCAATACCCGGTCACACTTATCTCGTACTACATCCCATTAG
- a CDS encoding CoB--CoM heterodisulfide reductase iron-sulfur subunit A family protein, with amino-acid sequence MANIVVIGAGVAGIQASLDIAGHGIHVDLVEREPSIGGHMAQLDKTFPTNDCSMCILSPKMVDVSRHRNISIHTCAEVERIDGDTGHFRVTIKKHPRYVDEVTCTGCGDCIQICPVEVYNRFDAGVGVRKAIYKPHAQAVPDIVVKDQEHCIECGLCYDVCGPGSIKKKDEETTITVDAASIIVTTGYDVFDARKKTPFNYLRLPDVITSLELERMINAGGPTGGKIRRLSDGREPQSIVFIQCVGSRDMTIGCPSCSCVCCMQALKNAILIKEKHRETDVTICYMDIRAYGKGYEEYFERAKSLGIRFLRGMPSDVIPDAKESGMILQVENSETGEVQVLHPDLVVLSVGIRPAEVGPSLAEKLGIACEENGFIRPVNDAVDTITTLRPGIYVAGTATAPRDIPDSVASGQAAAMQAWINAIRVGQ; translated from the coding sequence ATGGCTAACATTGTTGTCATTGGCGCCGGGGTTGCCGGCATCCAGGCATCCCTCGATATCGCCGGTCATGGCATCCATGTCGACCTTGTCGAGCGCGAGCCCTCCATTGGCGGCCACATGGCGCAGCTGGACAAGACCTTCCCGACAAACGACTGCTCCATGTGCATCCTCTCGCCCAAGATGGTAGACGTGTCACGGCACAGGAATATCAGCATCCATACCTGTGCCGAGGTCGAGCGGATCGACGGGGACACCGGTCATTTCAGGGTCACGATAAAGAAACACCCGCGGTATGTCGATGAGGTCACCTGCACCGGCTGCGGGGACTGCATCCAGATCTGCCCGGTCGAGGTGTACAACCGGTTCGATGCCGGCGTTGGCGTACGGAAAGCGATCTACAAACCGCACGCCCAGGCAGTGCCGGATATCGTGGTCAAGGACCAGGAACACTGTATCGAGTGCGGACTCTGTTACGATGTCTGCGGCCCGGGCTCGATCAAGAAAAAGGACGAGGAGACTACCATCACCGTTGATGCAGCAAGCATCATCGTCACGACCGGCTACGATGTCTTCGATGCAAGGAAGAAGACGCCCTTCAATTACCTCCGGCTCCCCGATGTCATCACCAGCCTCGAACTCGAACGGATGATCAATGCCGGCGGCCCGACCGGAGGGAAGATCCGCCGTTTGAGCGACGGAAGGGAGCCGCAGTCCATTGTCTTCATCCAGTGCGTGGGTTCCCGGGACATGACCATCGGGTGCCCTTCCTGCTCGTGTGTCTGCTGCATGCAGGCCCTGAAGAACGCGATCCTGATCAAGGAGAAGCACAGGGAGACAGACGTCACCATCTGTTACATGGATATCCGGGCGTACGGCAAGGGGTATGAGGAGTACTTCGAGCGGGCGAAATCGCTGGGCATCCGGTTCCTCCGGGGCATGCCCTCCGATGTGATCCCTGACGCAAAAGAGAGCGGCATGATCCTGCAGGTCGAGAACTCCGAGACCGGAGAAGTCCAGGTCCTCCACCCGGACCTCGTGGTCCTCTCGGTTGGCATCCGCCCTGCCGAGGTGGGACCGTCCCTTGCGGAGAAACTGGGGATCGCCTGCGAAGAGAACGGGTTTATCCGGCCGGTGAACGATGCCGTTGATACGATAACAACGCTCCGGCCGGGGATTTACGTAGCCGGAACGGCAACGGCCCCCCGCGATATCCCGGACAGCGTGGCTTCCGGGCAGGCGGCAGCAATGCAGGCATGGATCAACGCGATCAGGGTGGGACAGTAA
- a CDS encoding PKD domain-containing protein, with protein sequence MRSKTFLLYAGLVVLFLALAIPGASAADTAKAGYITVGIAPVAQFDAHYAFTTIPTKVEFVDTSLGSKPMTWEWDFGDGVTSTEQNPSHTYLRRGTYTVKLTVKNAYGTSTAIKTDYISVGMPPKAAFVGSPTSGGAPMTVAFTDQSTGQVNKWTWDFGDGQGSNEQNPVHTYWAAGNYNVILTVSNEFGISDAMRNEYITVSGDLAAKFDAFPSSGKAPLATRFTDRSTGSPTAWSWDFGDGMTSNQQHPSHTFMTAGSYNVKLTITRGTETASTTQIINVGGVPDADFVGSPLQVNPNENVQFTDKSGHAPTAWSWDFGDTATSTVQNPSHSYQVKGIYTVALTARNENGKDTETKTGYVNVGMPPKADFRPVTTPYAQYAVPKTVQFVDQSTNMPTSWAWDFGDGATSTEQMPTHVYMKEGTYTVTLTVKNNFGSDTAIKQDLITVGGGAAVDFVADKTTVGVGRVVSFTDLSTSNPTNWVWDFGDGTTGTGPNPDHVYRATGVYDVTLTASNPYLTNTRTKNQYITVLSIPRADFVADRTKGGAPMAVAFTDKSSNAPTAWKWDFGDGASSTEQNPTHTYTTLGVYSVTLTASNKDGSDTITKVNYISTTLAPVAEFKANRQVGKAPFIVEFTDLSSNNPTSWSWDFGDGTSSTEQNPRHIYLYEGSYDVSLTVANQYGADSIYKTGTSAPASAVVTTEAPAAAATEQPAAVATAEAPAAAKPTTQAPLSAAVPLLATVIALIGAVFVSRK encoded by the coding sequence ATGAGATCCAAGACGTTTTTGTTGTATGCAGGACTGGTTGTCCTGTTCCTGGCCCTGGCAATCCCCGGGGCATCCGCAGCGGATACCGCGAAAGCGGGGTACATCACTGTCGGGATAGCCCCGGTGGCACAGTTTGATGCCCACTATGCTTTCACGACAATCCCCACAAAAGTCGAGTTTGTCGATACGTCACTGGGCTCGAAACCGATGACCTGGGAATGGGACTTTGGTGACGGGGTCACGTCAACGGAACAGAACCCGAGCCACACCTACCTCAGGCGCGGCACCTACACGGTCAAGCTGACCGTGAAGAATGCCTACGGTACCAGCACTGCCATCAAGACGGACTATATCTCCGTCGGCATGCCCCCGAAGGCTGCATTTGTCGGCAGCCCGACCTCCGGTGGCGCACCGATGACCGTTGCATTCACCGACCAGTCAACCGGCCAGGTAAACAAGTGGACCTGGGACTTTGGCGATGGCCAGGGATCCAACGAGCAGAACCCGGTGCACACCTACTGGGCAGCCGGGAACTACAATGTCATCCTGACCGTCTCCAATGAATTCGGAATATCGGACGCCATGCGGAACGAGTACATCACCGTTTCCGGTGATCTTGCAGCAAAGTTCGATGCATTCCCCTCCTCCGGAAAGGCACCCCTTGCCACCCGGTTCACGGACCGCTCGACCGGCAGCCCGACTGCCTGGTCCTGGGACTTCGGCGATGGGATGACCTCGAACCAGCAACACCCGTCCCACACGTTCATGACCGCCGGTTCCTATAACGTGAAACTCACGATCACCCGTGGCACCGAGACTGCGTCTACGACACAGATCATCAATGTCGGCGGCGTTCCTGACGCTGATTTCGTCGGCTCACCCCTCCAGGTGAACCCGAACGAGAACGTCCAGTTCACGGACAAGTCCGGCCATGCCCCGACAGCCTGGTCCTGGGACTTTGGCGACACGGCAACATCAACGGTACAGAATCCCTCCCACTCCTACCAGGTGAAGGGCATTTACACGGTTGCGCTCACCGCACGGAACGAGAACGGCAAGGACACCGAGACAAAGACTGGGTATGTCAATGTCGGGATGCCCCCGAAGGCAGACTTCCGCCCGGTGACCACGCCCTACGCGCAGTACGCTGTCCCCAAGACCGTGCAGTTTGTTGACCAGTCTACGAACATGCCCACCTCCTGGGCCTGGGACTTCGGCGACGGTGCAACCTCCACGGAACAGATGCCAACCCACGTATACATGAAGGAAGGCACCTACACTGTCACGCTCACGGTCAAGAACAACTTCGGATCTGACACCGCGATCAAGCAGGACCTGATCACGGTCGGCGGCGGTGCAGCCGTTGACTTCGTTGCAGACAAGACAACGGTCGGCGTAGGACGGGTTGTCAGCTTCACGGACCTCTCGACCAGCAACCCCACCAACTGGGTATGGGACTTTGGCGACGGTACGACCGGCACCGGCCCGAACCCCGACCATGTCTACCGTGCAACCGGTGTCTATGATGTTACCCTGACGGCATCCAACCCCTACCTGACCAACACGCGCACGAAGAACCAGTACATCACCGTCCTCTCCATCCCCAGGGCAGACTTCGTTGCTGACCGGACCAAGGGCGGAGCCCCCATGGCAGTAGCATTCACGGACAAGTCCTCGAATGCACCGACTGCATGGAAGTGGGACTTTGGCGATGGCGCAAGCTCAACCGAGCAGAACCCGACCCACACCTATACGACCCTTGGCGTCTACAGTGTGACCCTGACAGCATCCAACAAGGACGGATCGGACACGATCACGAAGGTCAACTACATCTCCACCACCCTTGCCCCGGTAGCCGAGTTCAAGGCCAACCGCCAGGTAGGCAAGGCCCCGTTCATTGTCGAGTTCACTGACCTCTCATCCAACAACCCGACCTCCTGGAGCTGGGACTTCGGCGACGGGACCTCATCCACGGAGCAGAACCCCCGCCACATCTACCTCTACGAGGGTTCCTACGATGTCAGCCTCACCGTAGCCAACCAGTACGGGGCTGACTCCATCTACAAGACGGGAACTTCCGCACCGGCAAGCGCAGTTGTGACCACTGAGGCACCTGCCGCAGCAGCCACGGAGCAGCCTGCAGCAGTGGCGACAGCAGAAGCACCTGCTGCAGCCAAGCCGACCACCCAGGCACCCCTTTCAGCAGCAGTCCCGCTCCTTGCAACGGTTATCGCGCTGATCGGTGCTGTGTTTGTGTCAAGGAAATAA
- a CDS encoding nucleotide sugar dehydrogenase, with protein sequence MAEPSITNKTVCIVGLGYVGLPLAEAFSRHVRTMGYDIDERKVKGLQKTAPGINATSDPARIRDADFIMICVPTLLTPENDPDLSYIRGAAKTVGANLKKGAVVILESTVYPGVTEEVLLPVLEDASGFAAGKDFAVGYSPERINPGDDEHALSRTTKIVAGMDPATTSRMAGIYGLITKVYCAPDIRTAEAAKVVENIQRDINIALTNEFSQMFPKLGLNTKNVLEAAGTKWNFHHYTPGIVGGHCIPTVPHFLAYAARRQGFHPRMILAGRATNDQMIPFIADLVTGNLAAVKKGTAGPAVAVLGLTYKENVPDYRDNPVFDLIGVLTERGIRVFGYDPLLTKDEITRLGVTPLDDIGQQMDGYILAAPHNQFIAMADREFAAVAGPGILFVDIKGVFHRNARMRSQFRYITL encoded by the coding sequence GTGGCAGAACCATCCATAACCAATAAAACTGTCTGTATTGTCGGCCTGGGGTATGTCGGTCTTCCCCTTGCCGAGGCATTCTCCCGTCATGTCAGGACGATGGGATACGACATCGATGAGCGGAAGGTAAAAGGGCTGCAGAAAACGGCTCCCGGGATCAATGCCACGTCTGATCCGGCGCGGATCCGCGACGCCGATTTCATCATGATCTGCGTCCCCACACTGCTGACACCGGAGAATGACCCCGATTTATCGTATATCCGGGGCGCTGCAAAAACCGTCGGTGCCAACCTGAAGAAAGGCGCCGTGGTAATCCTTGAATCAACCGTCTATCCCGGAGTGACCGAAGAGGTCCTCCTTCCCGTACTTGAGGACGCCTCAGGGTTTGCTGCCGGTAAGGATTTTGCGGTCGGCTATTCCCCGGAACGGATCAATCCGGGTGACGACGAACATGCCCTTTCCCGAACCACCAAGATCGTGGCGGGGATGGATCCTGCGACGACATCCCGGATGGCCGGGATCTACGGTCTGATAACAAAAGTCTACTGCGCCCCGGATATCCGGACAGCCGAAGCGGCAAAGGTTGTCGAGAATATCCAGCGGGACATCAACATCGCCCTCACCAACGAGTTCTCCCAGATGTTTCCGAAGCTGGGTCTCAATACCAAGAACGTACTCGAGGCGGCAGGCACCAAGTGGAATTTCCATCATTACACTCCGGGAATCGTCGGAGGCCACTGCATCCCCACGGTACCCCATTTCCTTGCGTATGCGGCACGGCGCCAGGGTTTTCACCCCCGGATGATCCTCGCAGGCCGGGCCACCAATGACCAGATGATCCCTTTCATTGCCGACCTCGTCACCGGCAACCTGGCCGCCGTGAAAAAAGGGACTGCCGGGCCCGCGGTTGCAGTCCTTGGGCTTACCTACAAGGAGAACGTCCCGGACTACCGGGATAACCCGGTCTTCGACCTGATCGGGGTGCTCACGGAACGCGGTATCCGGGTCTTCGGGTACGATCCCCTGCTCACGAAGGACGAGATAACCCGCCTCGGAGTTACCCCTCTTGATGATATCGGGCAACAGATGGACGGTTATATTCTGGCTGCCCCGCATAACCAGTTCATTGCCATGGCAGACCGGGAATTCGCCGCGGTTGCGGGCCCCGGCATCCTGTTCGTGGATATCAAGGGTGTCTTCCACAGGAACGCCCGGATGAGGTCGCAGTTCCGGTATATCACCCTCTGA